Proteins encoded together in one Sceloporus undulatus isolate JIND9_A2432 ecotype Alabama chromosome 4, SceUnd_v1.1, whole genome shotgun sequence window:
- the FAM210B gene encoding protein FAM210B, mitochondrial, translated as MWRLRNNGGTQDTSGTLENDHTDPSQENGKKPNKSQQLKTVFKEYGAVAVAFHVGISLMSLGMFYLAVSSGVDMTAILFKLGFDEDLVQSKLAAGTSTFLLAYAVHKLFAPVRISITLVSVPFLVRYFRKIGFFKPPAPNP; from the exons Atgtggcgcttacgtaacaatggcggcacccag GACACTAGCGGAACCCTGGAAAATGATCATACTGATCCCAGTCAGGAGAATGGGAAGAAACCCAACAAATCTCAGCAGCTGAAgacagtttttaaagaatatggAGCTGTAGCAGTGGCATTCCACGTTGGGATTTCATTGATGTCTCTGGGAATGTTCTATTTAGCTGTATCAAG tgGAGTGGACATGACTGCCATTCTCTTCAAGCTGGGATTTGATGAGGATCTGGTACAATCCAAGTTAGCTGCTGGGACAAGCACTTTTTTATTGGCCTATGCAGTCCACAAACTGTTCGCTCCAGTCCGCATCAGCATCACTTTAGTCTCGGTGCCATTCCTTGTCCGCTATTTCCGGAAGATAGGTTTCTTCAAACCTCCAGCTCCAAACCCATGA